The nucleotide sequence ACGTAGGACTCGGCGTCCTGCGGGAAGTCGTAGTTGATGACGTGCGTGAGCAGCGAGATGTCGATCCCGCGCGCGGCCACGTCGGTGGCGACGAGGAAGCGCAGCCGCCCCTCGCGCGTCGCGCTCATGACCCTCTCGCGATCCGCCTGCGCAAGCTCGCCGCTCAGCCAGTCGGCGTCGAAGCCCTGGCGTTGCAGCGCGCTCGCCACGCGCTCGGTCTCGTCGCGCGTGTTGCAGAAGATGACCGCGCTCTCCGGGTTCTCGACCTCGATCACGCGGACGAGCGCGCCGAGTTTGTCGCCCGCGACCATGTACACGAAGTGATCGATGGAGAGCGCGCCGACGTGATCACCCGAGAGCGTGACGAACTCGGGGTTCTTGAGCTTGCTCTTCGCCATCCGCTCGATGTCGGGCGGCAAGGTGGCCGAGAAGAGGAGCGTCTGGCGGTTCTCGGGCAAACGCTCGAGGATCGCGCTGAGCTCGCGCTCGAAGCCCATCGAGAGCATCTCGTCACACTCGTCGAGCACGAGCAGGCGGATGCCCTTCGGATCGAGCGTGCCGCGGCGCAGGTGATCGAGCACGCGACCGGGCGTGCCCACGATGACCTGCGCGCCCGCCGCGATCGCGTCGATCTGCCGCGGCATCGGCGCGCCGCCGTACACGGGCACGACACGCACGCCCTTGCGCTTGCCGAGCCGCTCGATCTCGGCCGTCACCTGGAGCGCGAGCTCACGCGTGGGGCAAAGCGCCAAGACCTGCACGTGCGCGACCGAGCGCTTCACGAGGTGATCGACGATCGGGAGCCCGAAGGCCGCCGTCTTTCCGGTGCCGGTGCGCGCTTGCACCACGGCGTCGCGCCCGCGCGTCGCGGGCTCCCACACGGCGACCTGCACCGGCGTGGGGTTCATGTAGCCGATCTCGGCCAGCGTCTCGCGCAGCTCGCTCGAGAGGGGCAAGACCTCGAAGGTCGGCGCGGTCGCGGCCGCCTGGCCGGCCGTCGCTGCGGGATCACTCGTGCGAGCCTCGGAGGCGTTCGCGCCCTGGGAGGTGGGATTCTGGTCTGTCATTCGTCGCCGCTCTGGATATCAGGGGCCCTTGGGGGGTGCGCTGGCTTTCGCGAGATCGGTGTTCACGATCTCCTGCACCTGGCGCCGCAGCGGGGCCAGGTCCGAAGCCTCCCGCCGCGCTGCATGTTCCTCCGCATAGCGGAGCCGCTCGATGGCGTCGAGAGCGCCCTTGTCCTTCGCCGACGCCTTGCAGGTGGTCGCGACGCCCTCGAAGTACTGCCACTCGGGCTCGAGCGCCGCCCGAAACCGCGCGATCGCCCCGTCCTCGCCGTCCGTGCCGGGCGCCGCCGCCCGGGCCCGATCGACGGCCCCGATGAGCGCCCGGAGGCCCTCATGGCAAGCCCCGTACGGGGAAGGGGGGTGCTCCGTGAAGAACACCTGCACGGAGATCTGGATGGTGCCCGCGAGGCAGGTCGCGCCGATGATGCCGTAATAAATCGCCCCCGCGACCGTGCGGCCGCGCCTTCGGGCGGATACGGGCCTCTTCGGCCTCTCGGGAGCGGCATCCATCGGCGAACGATCCGCGCCCGTCAGTTGAGCTCGCTCTCCGGGCGTTCGGCCTGCTCGGCCTCGAGGAAGGTCGCGGTGATCTCCCGCTCGAGCGCGAGGCTGATCTCCCGCTCGATGCCCTCGACGCTGCCAGCGAGCCTGGCCACGTTGATCGCATACACGAAGATCCGCGCGCAAGGCACATCCGCGCGCCCGCCACGAGAGAGGTCGTCCGACATGAGCCCATCCAGCAAGACGAGCGCTCGCGGGTCGACGCCCTCGGCCACGAGCTCCATGCCGGGGACGTCGGAGACGTACACGTCGGCCGCATCGACGTACCGACGCAAGACCGGGTTCAGCCCGGCGATCGCCTTCTGCGCGATCCCGGCGAACGCCTCGCGCCCCGGCGCCCAGGGAGGCAGCCCCATCTCGATGTCGAGCTCACGCGCATGCAAGAAGGCCTGCGTCGCGCCCCGCATGTCGCCGCGTTCGTCGCGCACGAGCCCGAGGTAGTAGTACGCCTCCACGTGCCGCGGATCCTTCATCGCCGCCTCTTCCACGAGCCGCGCGGCCCGCTCCGTCTGCCCGATCTCGTAAAGCGCGCGCCCGACGAGGAAGGTATGATTGGGGTTGTCGTACGGCCCGCTCGGAATCCGCTCGACGACACGAGCGGCCTCCTCCGTGTCCCCCTTCGCGAGGAGGGCATCGAACTTGAGGAGGAGGGCATCGATGATCTCCTCGTCGACCTCGGCGAGATCGAGGGCCTGGTCGCACATCTCGATCGCCTGGTCGTACTCGCCGAGCGGATGGATGTACACCTCGGCCGCGTTGAGCATGGCCTCGAGGTAGGTGTCATCGAGGGCGATGGCCTGCCGATAATTCTCGATCGCCTCCTCGCCGTCGCCTTCGAGGGCCGCGACGTAACCCAGGAGGTTGTGAGCCTCGGGAGAATTGGGATCGAGCTCCAGCGCTCGGCGCGCCGAAGCCTCGGCGCCGCGGGTATCCCCACGCTGAACGAGATCCCACCCGCGATCGAGGTGGGCCGAGAACTGGTCCATGACGGCCTCAACAACTGTTCCCTCCTCCGCCCCGCGTCAAGTTGTTCAAGAGGGGGCGGGCTCGATGGCCCGCCCCCTACGGCCCTCACTCCGCTGCGCTTCGTTCGGGCCTACCCCGGGTAGGGGCTGCTGGCTCGGCTGGTATGTCCAGAGGGGCCAGGGAGGTTGGGTTCTCGGATTTTTCGGGAGCGTCAATCGTGGACGACGATGAGCGTGCCGCGGTTCTCGGGCGTGGACCAGACCGCGTGCCAGCCGCGCGGCAGGCGAGGCTCGCTCCAGAAGAAGATCTTCTTCGCGTCGAGCGGCGAGAGGTTCACGCAGCCGTGGCTCATCTCGCGGCCGAAGTTCGAGTGCCAGAAGGCACCATGCAGCGCGTACGAACCCTCGAAGTACGCGACGTACGGGACGTCCTCGATGCTGTACGGCAAGTCGCCCGCGACCGTGCCGTCGCCATCC is from Polyangium spumosum and encodes:
- a CDS encoding tetratricopeptide repeat protein, whose translation is MDQFSAHLDRGWDLVQRGDTRGAEASARRALELDPNSPEAHNLLGYVAALEGDGEEAIENYRQAIALDDTYLEAMLNAAEVYIHPLGEYDQAIEMCDQALDLAEVDEEIIDALLLKFDALLAKGDTEEAARVVERIPSGPYDNPNHTFLVGRALYEIGQTERAARLVEEAAMKDPRHVEAYYYLGLVRDERGDMRGATQAFLHARELDIEMGLPPWAPGREAFAGIAQKAIAGLNPVLRRYVDAADVYVSDVPGMELVAEGVDPRALVLLDGLMSDDLSRGGRADVPCARIFVYAINVARLAGSVEGIEREISLALEREITATFLEAEQAERPESELN